A single window of Pseudarthrobacter psychrotolerans DNA harbors:
- a CDS encoding Fis family transcriptional regulator — protein MSKPRKAEDPIRWPVPCNRCGQHHQTVARWPDGGVCGYCYQQAKRTRGICACGHEGVLPGLIDNQPACRRCSGIRINMDCETCGAEDELHSAGRCWTCVLATVVDDLLTDPGTGAIANDLIPLAVALKSMKRANSGLTWIRQKHATAFLRNLAVAPKITHETFDELPDSRTREYVRGLLTEHGVLPQRDELRIRYDSWAAQALERVSDPQNLEVIRRYIRWHHQRRMNHMDEVARGTFLRAKQEVTVAIDLLNWLTGHDIKLPDLQQSHLDVWQAEGPTTRRIAERFLKWAIKAKVAPSGLTIVPHRRGTSPRLAKPGQDEALKRVIDADGLETRDRAAAILILVFGQQAENIARLTWNDVTITEELVGLSSFRCNWF, from the coding sequence GTGAGTAAGCCACGCAAAGCAGAGGACCCCATCCGCTGGCCGGTCCCCTGCAACCGCTGTGGCCAGCACCACCAAACCGTCGCACGATGGCCTGACGGCGGCGTCTGCGGCTACTGCTACCAGCAAGCCAAACGCACCCGAGGAATCTGCGCCTGCGGCCACGAAGGCGTCCTGCCCGGCCTCATCGATAACCAACCCGCCTGCCGTCGATGCTCAGGCATCCGAATCAACATGGACTGCGAGACCTGCGGAGCCGAGGACGAACTTCACAGCGCCGGGCGATGCTGGACCTGCGTCCTCGCCACTGTCGTAGATGACCTGCTCACCGACCCGGGCACGGGAGCCATCGCCAACGATCTGATCCCGCTGGCGGTCGCGCTGAAGTCCATGAAACGGGCCAACAGCGGCCTGACCTGGATCCGCCAAAAGCACGCCACGGCGTTCCTCCGCAACCTCGCGGTCGCACCAAAGATCACCCACGAAACTTTCGACGAACTGCCCGACTCACGCACCCGCGAATACGTCCGCGGACTCCTCACGGAACACGGTGTCCTCCCCCAACGCGACGAACTCCGGATCCGCTACGACAGCTGGGCCGCACAAGCCCTCGAACGAGTGAGTGACCCGCAGAACCTCGAGGTGATCCGCCGCTACATCCGCTGGCACCACCAACGACGAATGAACCACATGGACGAAGTCGCCCGAGGCACCTTCCTACGCGCCAAACAGGAAGTCACCGTGGCCATCGACCTCCTCAACTGGCTCACCGGACATGACATCAAACTCCCTGACCTGCAGCAATCTCACCTCGACGTATGGCAAGCCGAAGGGCCCACAACCCGACGCATCGCGGAGCGCTTCCTCAAATGGGCCATTAAGGCCAAAGTCGCCCCATCCGGGCTCACCATCGTTCCGCACCGCCGCGGCACCAGCCCAAGACTCGCCAAGCCCGGACAGGACGAAGCACTCAAAAGAGTCATCGACGCCGACGGATTAGAGACACGTGACCGGGCCGCCGCGATCCTCATCCTCGTCTTCGGACAACAGGCCGAAAACATCGCACGACTAACCTGGAACGACGTGACCATCACTGAAGAACTGGTGGGTCTGTCAAGTTTTCGGTGTAACTGGTTTTGA
- a CDS encoding IS256 family transposase, translated as MLDEQLVRQLSERARAEGLRLTGEGGLLSRLTKMVVESALEGEMEDHLGYARHDPAGRDGGNSRNGTRSKELLTEAGPVQIAVPRDRDGSFAPQLVGKRQRRLSGLDDLVISLSAKGLTHGEICAHLAEVYGAEVSKQTISTITEKVLEGMSAWQSRPLDPVYPVIFIDAINVKIRDGQVANRPIYVALAVTCEGTRDILGLWAGEHGDGEGAKYWLRVLSEIKNRGTQDCLIVVCDGLKGLPEAIATVWPQTITQTCIVHLLRNSFRYASKRDWSAIAKDLKPVYTAASESDALDRFVEFSEKWEKRYPAIIRLWTNAWAEFVPFLQFDREIRTIICTTNAIESINAHIRRAVNARGHFPTEQAALKCVYLAVMSLDPTGTGRQRWSNRWKAALNAFDVTFDGRLSAGKK; from the coding sequence GTGCTGGACGAGCAGCTGGTGCGGCAGCTGAGCGAGCGGGCCCGGGCGGAGGGCCTGCGGCTGACCGGTGAGGGCGGGCTGCTGTCGCGTCTGACGAAGATGGTCGTGGAATCCGCCCTGGAAGGGGAAATGGAGGACCATCTGGGCTACGCCCGGCATGATCCGGCCGGCAGGGACGGCGGGAACTCGCGAAACGGCACCCGGTCCAAGGAGCTGTTGACCGAGGCCGGGCCCGTGCAGATTGCGGTGCCGCGGGACCGGGACGGCTCGTTTGCCCCGCAGCTGGTCGGGAAGCGGCAGCGCCGCCTGTCCGGGCTCGATGATCTGGTTATCTCGCTGTCCGCGAAGGGGCTCACGCACGGGGAGATCTGCGCCCACCTGGCCGAGGTCTACGGCGCGGAGGTCTCCAAGCAGACCATCTCCACCATCACGGAGAAGGTCCTGGAGGGTATGTCGGCCTGGCAGAGCCGGCCGCTGGATCCGGTGTATCCGGTGATCTTTATCGACGCGATCAACGTGAAGATCCGCGACGGGCAGGTCGCTAACCGGCCGATCTACGTGGCGCTGGCGGTCACCTGCGAGGGCACCCGTGACATCCTTGGGCTGTGGGCCGGCGAGCACGGTGACGGGGAGGGTGCGAAGTACTGGCTGCGGGTCCTGTCCGAGATCAAGAACCGGGGCACCCAGGACTGCCTGATCGTGGTCTGTGACGGGCTCAAGGGCCTGCCCGAGGCCATCGCCACCGTCTGGCCGCAGACGATCACCCAGACCTGCATTGTTCACCTTTTGCGCAACTCGTTCCGCTACGCGTCGAAGAGGGACTGGTCCGCGATCGCGAAAGACCTCAAGCCCGTCTACACGGCGGCGTCGGAGTCCGACGCGCTGGACCGGTTCGTCGAGTTCAGCGAGAAGTGGGAGAAGCGCTACCCGGCGATCATCCGGCTGTGGACCAACGCCTGGGCTGAGTTCGTGCCCTTCCTGCAGTTCGACCGCGAGATCCGCACGATCATCTGCACGACCAATGCCATTGAGAGCATCAACGCGCACATCCGGAGGGCCGTGAACGCCCGCGGACACTTCCCCACGGAACAGGCCGCGCTCAAATGCGTCTATCTGGCGGTCATGAGTCTGGACCCCACCGGGACGGGCCGACAACGCTGGTCCAACCGCTGGAAGGCTGCGCTCAATGCCTTCGACGTTACCTTCGACGGACGCCTGTCCGCCGGCAAGAAATAA
- a CDS encoding helix-turn-helix transcriptional regulator: MPEQRRIGYRWNLRALMAKRNLWKTIELMPLLRSRGINLSESQVYRLVTATPERIPARTFAALCDILDCTPNDLFEPFVEMRAAATANAPQRSEDLGIQPGNPIAKRIRLVTPEDGE; this comes from the coding sequence ATGCCTGAACAGCGCCGGATCGGCTACCGCTGGAATTTGCGTGCCCTCATGGCCAAGCGCAACCTCTGGAAGACCATCGAACTGATGCCACTTCTGAGATCCCGCGGAATCAATCTCTCCGAGAGCCAGGTCTACCGGCTGGTCACGGCCACACCCGAACGTATCCCTGCCAGGACGTTCGCGGCGCTCTGCGACATCCTGGACTGCACCCCGAATGACCTGTTCGAACCATTCGTAGAGATGCGGGCCGCAGCAACGGCAAATGCCCCGCAGCGCAGCGAAGACCTCGGAATCCAACCAGGTAACCCGATAGCCAAGCGCATCCGCCTAGTCACGCCTGAGGACGGTGAGTAA
- a CDS encoding M20 family metallopeptidase — MNFPASTLESLEEYVSTGQLFADLSRRVAYRTESATSEGRVALDAYLTEVLIPDLSALGCETELFRGWEGGANSFLIGTRIESEDVPTVLCYGHADVVPGQDGEWDEGRSPWVLEADGDRWYGRGTADNKGQHLINLVALRILLETNGRLGFNLKFLFECGEEIGSPSLAEFASANKDKLAADVFIASDGPRLSADTPTIFLGSRGGITFELDVNLRSGSYHSGNWGGLLRNPGTTLAAAIGTLVDGNGRILLPDLLPANVPESVRTALSEIVIPHTPGDPDIDVDWADTSLTPAEKLYGWNTLEVLALGSGDVRAPISAIPGSARAVLQLRFVAGTPTDGMEDAVQAHLDDRGFGMVRVRKTTFFPASRLDPANPWVEWASRSIHSTTGIQPTVLPNIGGSLPNNVFEDILGLPTLWIPHSYPGCQQHAPNEHMLTSIARQGLHIACGLFHDLGHTSADIELPLAATTA; from the coding sequence ATGAATTTTCCCGCATCAACACTGGAAAGTCTCGAAGAGTACGTTTCCACCGGCCAGCTCTTCGCGGACCTGAGTCGCCGCGTCGCCTATCGCACCGAGAGCGCGACGTCCGAAGGCCGAGTTGCGTTAGACGCATACCTGACCGAGGTGCTGATCCCGGACCTCAGTGCTCTGGGTTGCGAAACGGAGCTCTTCCGCGGATGGGAGGGCGGGGCTAACTCTTTCCTGATCGGCACCCGGATTGAATCTGAGGATGTGCCGACCGTGCTGTGCTACGGGCACGCAGATGTTGTTCCGGGCCAGGACGGTGAGTGGGATGAGGGACGCAGCCCCTGGGTTCTGGAAGCTGACGGAGACCGCTGGTATGGCCGCGGAACGGCCGACAACAAGGGGCAGCATCTGATCAATCTTGTAGCGTTGCGCATCCTATTGGAAACCAACGGCCGTCTGGGCTTCAATCTGAAGTTCCTTTTTGAATGTGGCGAGGAGATCGGCTCTCCCTCTCTGGCCGAATTTGCCTCGGCTAACAAAGACAAATTGGCAGCAGACGTCTTCATTGCATCCGATGGCCCGAGGCTGAGCGCGGACACGCCGACTATCTTCCTCGGATCAAGGGGGGGAATCACCTTTGAACTAGACGTCAACCTGCGTTCCGGTAGCTACCACTCCGGCAACTGGGGCGGACTGCTGCGCAATCCGGGGACGACGCTTGCGGCCGCGATCGGCACCTTAGTCGACGGAAACGGGAGGATTCTCTTGCCGGACCTCCTTCCAGCGAACGTGCCCGAGTCGGTTCGCACGGCGCTCAGTGAAATAGTCATTCCTCACACGCCCGGTGACCCGGATATTGACGTTGACTGGGCCGACACCAGCCTCACACCGGCCGAAAAACTTTACGGCTGGAACACCCTGGAGGTTCTGGCTCTAGGCTCCGGCGACGTCCGGGCCCCGATCAGCGCGATTCCGGGATCGGCACGTGCCGTACTTCAACTCCGATTCGTCGCGGGGACGCCGACGGACGGAATGGAAGACGCCGTCCAGGCCCACCTCGATGACAGAGGGTTTGGGATGGTGCGGGTCCGCAAGACCACGTTCTTCCCCGCGAGCCGTCTCGACCCCGCCAACCCTTGGGTTGAATGGGCAAGCCGCTCCATCCACAGCACCACGGGCATACAGCCGACAGTGCTGCCGAACATCGGCGGATCCCTGCCGAATAACGTCTTTGAGGACATCCTGGGTCTTCCGACACTTTGGATTCCGCACTCCTATCCCGGCTGCCAGCAGCACGCCCCCAACGAACACATGCTGACATCCATCGCCCGCCAGGGTCTGCATATCGCGTGCGGCCTCTTCCACGATCTGGGCCACACCTCCGCCGACATCGAACTTCCGCTCGCCGCGACCACAGCCTGA
- a CDS encoding LysR family transcriptional regulator, translating into MKMLPTALIYFHDVARTGSITEAAAVQHVSASAISRQIGSLERSAGVPLFVRHPRGMTLTDAGRLLLAHARRAEAEGESLVQELRDSEKRHQRVITVASSEGLARCRVPEAIARFTMDHQDVNFHLDVVSSENATRMVIEGQADIAAVYALGPQRDVAVEFSVPAPACAVAAKGHPLTVGETVTLTELCRYPLALPSPGITQRELFDIAVQMENLHPRIALSTDHASPALEFARSGAGATLLSQLVVHPKRETDLKFMTVEHPVFHQRQGQIQTLAGRRKPAILTAFSQALAESLSAS; encoded by the coding sequence ATGAAGATGCTTCCAACTGCCTTGATCTATTTCCATGATGTTGCCCGGACCGGTTCCATCACTGAGGCAGCGGCCGTGCAGCATGTGTCGGCCTCCGCCATCAGCCGCCAGATCGGTAGTCTGGAGCGCTCGGCCGGCGTGCCCTTGTTCGTCCGGCATCCACGGGGGATGACGTTGACGGATGCCGGTCGATTGCTGCTGGCGCATGCCCGGCGGGCAGAAGCTGAAGGGGAATCACTGGTTCAGGAGCTCCGGGACTCCGAGAAGCGGCACCAGCGGGTCATCACCGTGGCCAGTTCGGAAGGACTTGCAAGATGCCGGGTACCGGAGGCCATAGCCCGATTCACCATGGATCATCAGGACGTCAATTTTCATCTGGATGTGGTCTCGTCCGAGAATGCCACCCGCATGGTCATCGAAGGCCAGGCCGACATCGCCGCTGTCTATGCTTTGGGACCCCAGCGGGATGTGGCCGTGGAGTTTTCGGTCCCGGCACCGGCATGTGCCGTGGCAGCCAAGGGCCACCCTCTGACGGTAGGTGAGACTGTCACTCTCACCGAACTGTGCCGCTATCCGTTGGCTCTTCCTTCACCGGGGATCACCCAGCGGGAACTGTTCGACATCGCCGTGCAGATGGAAAACCTGCACCCAAGAATCGCCCTGTCCACCGATCACGCCAGTCCAGCGTTGGAGTTCGCACGCTCCGGGGCAGGCGCAACACTCCTCAGCCAACTGGTCGTGCACCCGAAGAGGGAGACGGACCTGAAGTTCATGACTGTGGAACACCCGGTTTTCCATCAGCGCCAAGGTCAGATCCAGACGCTGGCCGGTCGGAGAAAGCCAGCAATTCTCACTGCGTTTTCCCAGGCACTGGCGGAATCGCTGAGCGCAAGCTGA
- a CDS encoding MFS transporter — MNPSPEANPTRTVVADPEQSATDPSQGRTTPRKKTSAVRGVAAATIGNALEWFDMSIYALLAIYIGRNFFPSDNPAIEVIQAFAVFGASYLIRPLGGLILGSFADRKGLKKGLMLTIRLMVLGTALIAFMPNYDSIGVLAPIGIILARLIQGFSAGGEFGAATSYLIAQNSERRGFLGSFQFASQGLGSLTAAIFVAVLTTMLSNEDMMSWGWRIPFVFGLLVGPAGYFIRKFVDEAPIDHGPDPERHEPIRDLFRSQKVGVLIAGGALVVSTALNFIIQYMPTFGIQQLGLPKSSSFFCLVLTGIILTFGTPVVGLLSDKYGRMKIMIPAAVVIGISVIPLFLWLNAGRTFFVLASVMVILGLLKAIYFGALPSVMSDAFPARARATGLSFSYNTAVAVFGGFTPMIAAFLIEATGQNMAPGYYIAVLSCLSIVALSCGLKYRGIR, encoded by the coding sequence ATGAACCCTTCACCAGAGGCAAACCCGACGAGAACCGTCGTCGCGGACCCGGAACAATCAGCCACCGACCCATCCCAAGGCCGGACGACACCACGGAAAAAAACGTCGGCCGTCCGCGGGGTCGCGGCAGCGACGATCGGCAATGCTCTCGAGTGGTTCGACATGTCGATCTACGCGCTGCTGGCCATCTATATCGGACGGAACTTCTTCCCATCCGATAACCCGGCCATCGAGGTCATCCAGGCCTTCGCCGTTTTCGGCGCTTCCTACCTGATCCGGCCTTTGGGCGGCCTGATCCTTGGCTCATTTGCCGACCGCAAGGGCCTCAAGAAAGGCCTGATGCTGACCATCCGCCTCATGGTGCTTGGGACCGCGCTGATCGCGTTCATGCCAAACTATGACTCCATCGGCGTGCTGGCCCCTATCGGGATCATCCTTGCCCGTCTCATTCAAGGATTCTCCGCCGGCGGCGAGTTTGGTGCGGCCACGTCATACCTCATCGCGCAGAACTCGGAACGACGCGGATTCCTGGGAAGCTTCCAGTTCGCCAGCCAGGGCCTGGGATCACTGACGGCGGCCATCTTTGTTGCCGTGCTGACGACAATGCTGTCAAACGAAGACATGATGTCCTGGGGCTGGCGGATTCCCTTCGTCTTCGGCCTGCTGGTCGGCCCTGCCGGCTACTTCATCCGCAAATTCGTCGACGAAGCACCCATAGACCACGGCCCGGACCCGGAGCGCCACGAGCCGATCCGGGACCTCTTCAGGAGCCAGAAAGTGGGCGTCCTTATCGCCGGCGGCGCCCTGGTGGTATCCACTGCGTTGAACTTCATCATTCAGTACATGCCCACATTCGGTATCCAGCAACTCGGACTTCCTAAGTCGTCGTCATTTTTCTGCCTCGTCCTTACCGGCATCATTCTGACTTTCGGAACACCAGTGGTGGGGCTCTTGTCGGACAAGTACGGCAGGATGAAGATAATGATCCCGGCCGCCGTCGTCATCGGAATCTCGGTGATTCCGCTGTTCCTGTGGCTCAATGCCGGACGTACCTTCTTCGTTCTGGCCTCGGTGATGGTCATACTTGGACTTCTCAAGGCAATCTATTTCGGTGCACTGCCGTCCGTCATGTCCGATGCCTTCCCGGCCCGGGCCCGCGCCACAGGACTTTCATTCAGCTATAACACTGCCGTCGCTGTCTTTGGAGGATTCACCCCCATGATCGCCGCGTTCCTCATTGAAGCAACCGGGCAGAACATGGCTCCCGGCTACTACATTGCCGTACTTTCCTGCCTCAGTATCGTTGCCCTGAGCTGCGGCCTGAAATACAGGGGCATCCGATGA